The proteins below are encoded in one region of Pelecanus crispus isolate bPelCri1 chromosome 4, bPelCri1.pri, whole genome shotgun sequence:
- the CXXC4 gene encoding LOW QUALITY PROTEIN: CXXC-type zinc finger protein 4 (The sequence of the model RefSeq protein was modified relative to this genomic sequence to represent the inferred CDS: deleted 1 base in 1 codon) has product MNTNVCVESGPNPEAPGLPKDSHLPEGALNSLVDYNSEMERYRSFATFYKTNGGAFPQAAKIARITTPIFPSAAAAAAARIGMSPWNCDTATAAAATAMLWGSGGGGGGGGAAGGARKPSSAAAAASASAAAAAAAASSLHAGRGGMHHRSDSQRLGKPGCPPAEQPALPMANGNFLSTLSPEHCRPLAGECMNKLKCGAAEAEIMNLPERVGTFSAIPALGGLSLPPGVIVMTALHSPAAASAAVTDSAFQIANLADCPQSHASASPASALGAAAGAGGGGGGGGGGGGGGGGGAGGGGAGAGAGNPAKKKRKRCGVCVPCKRLINCGVCSSCRNRKTGHQICKFRKCEELKKKPGTSLEVRGDDFFFPSLPPSLLNPLPPPLQCFLSSFKMQHPFSEASFRL; this is encoded by the exons ATGAACACCAACGTGTGCGTGGAGAGCGGCCCCAACCCCGAGGCGCCGGGGCTGCCCAAGGACAGCCACCTGCCCGAGGGGGCCCTCAACAGCCTTGTGGATTACAACTCGGAGATGGAGAGGTACCGCTCCTTCGCCACCTTCTACAAGACCAACGGCGGCGCCTTCCCCCAGGCGGCCAAGATCGCCCGCATCACCACCCCCATCTtccccagcgccgccgccgccgccgccgcccgcatCGGCATGTCCCCCTGGAACTGCGACACCGCcacggccgccgccgccaccgccatGCTctggggcagcggcggcggcggcggcggcggcggcgcggcgggcggcgcgaGGAAGCCCTCctctgccgccgccgccgcctccgcctccgcggccgccgccgccgccgccgcctcctcgcTGCACGCCGGCAGGGGCGGCATGCACCACCGGAGCGACTCGCAGCGGCTGGGCAAGCCCGGCTGCCCGCCGGCCGAGCAGCCCGCCCTGCCCATGGCGAACGGCAACTTCCTCTCCACCCTCTCCCCCGAGCACTGCCGGCCGCTGGCCGGCGAGTGCATGAACAAGCTCAAGTGCGGCGCCGCCGAAGCCGAGATCATGAACCTCCCCGAGCGCGTCGGCACCTTCTCGGCCATCCCGGCGCTGGGcggcctctccctgccccccggGGTCATCGTCATGACGGCCCTGCACTCCCCCGCCGCGGCCTCGGCCGCCGTCACAGACAGCGCCTTCCAGATCGCCAACCTGGCGGACTGCCCGCAGAGCCACGCCTCGGCCTCGCCCGCCTCCGCCCtgggcgccgccgccggcgcggggggcggcggaggcggaggcggcggcggcggcggcggcggcggagggggggccggcggcggcggggccggggccggggcgggcaaCCCCGCCAAGAAGAAGCGGAAACGCTGCGGGGTGTGCGTGCCCTGCAAGCGGCTCATCAACTGTGGAGTCTGCAGCAGTTGCAGGAACCGCAAAACGGGACACCAGATCTGCAAATTTAGGAAATGTGAAGAGCTTAAGAAAAAACCGGGCACTTCGCTAGAGGTCAGAGgagatgatttctttttccccagcctCCCGCCGTCCCTCCTcaaccccctg cccccccccctccagtgCTTCTTGTCTAGCTTCAAGATGCAGCACCCCTTTTCCGAGGCCTCCTTCAGGCTCTGa